A stretch of Chionomys nivalis chromosome 2, mChiNiv1.1, whole genome shotgun sequence DNA encodes these proteins:
- the LOC130869575 gene encoding zinc finger protein 419-like, with amino-acid sequence MSQGPTILWSPMVIVEAAGGALPQVSHYSLKPANQEEGCVSFEDVAVYFSWEEWKLLDDSQRLLYRTVMTEIFELVSSLRLELSGIKAITQVESCGDLSVPALRFTTPCLWTGCWIKVESEASPFEQSLSGEGDLSASVLQQQVLSCAETPLLSADNAMIIQTSSGLLTHQVTSSVGETPKSTESGEAIHPEKKNCKCSYCGKVFTSISHLNRHWKIHTGEKPFQCSECGKSFSQKAFLIKHFRMHTGEKPYRCSECGKAFKHNISLISHQGLHTGEMPFKCNECGKSYRSREGLKVHYRFHTGEMPFECSECGKSYRSREGLLNHFYSHTAEKPFSCSECGEDFTQNSDLIEHLTVHGKPFKCNECGRVFNSSYNFVRHMKVHIVAKQYACRECDKVYCSSSSLYKHRKIHTR; translated from the exons ATGTCCCAGGGCCCCACCATTCTGTGGAGCCCTATGGTGATCGTGGAGGCTGCGGGTGGAGCCCTGCCCCAG GTTTCCCATTATTCATTGAAACCCGCCAACCAGGAAGAG GGCTGTGTGTCTTTTGAGGATGTGGCTGTGTACTTCTCCTGGGAGGAATGGAAGCTGCTTGATGACTCCCAAAGGCTCCTGTACCGGACTGTGATGACGGAGATCTTCGAACTTGTTTCATCGTTGA GACTTGAACTTTCTGGGATCAAGGCCATAACTCAGGTGGAGTCTTGTGGCGATCTCTCCGTGCCTGCACTGCGATTCACGACTCCATGTTTGTGGACAG GTTGCTGGATCAAAGTGGAGAGTGAAGCGTCCCCCTTTGAGCAGAGTCTGTCTGGGGAAGGAGACCTTAGTGCCTCCGTGCTCCAACAGCAAGTGCTGAGCTGTGCTGAGACACCCTTGCTAAGTGCAGACAACGCGATGATCATCCAGACTTCCTCAGGTCTTCTCACACATCAGGTGACTTCCAGTGTTGGGGAGACACCCAAGAGCACTGAGAGTGGAGAGGCCATTCACCCCGAGAAGAAGAATTGCAAATGCAGTTACTGTGGCAAAGTCTTTACTAGTATCTCTCACCTTAATCGGCACTGGAAgatacacactggagaaaagcctTTCCAGTGCAGCgagtgtgggaaatccttcagccagaaAGCCTTTCTCATCAAGCACTTCAGAATGCACACGGGGGAGAAGCCGTATAGGTGTAGCGAGTGTGGCAAAGCCTTCAAGCACAATATCTCCCTCATTTCCCATCAGGGACTGCACACGGGAGAAATGCCTTTCAAGTGCAATGAGTGTGGGAAGTCGTACAGGAGCAGAGAAGGCCTTAAAGTTCATTATCGGTTTCACACTGGGGAAATGCCTTTTGAGTGCAGTGAGTGTGGGAAGTCGTACAGGAGCAGGGAAGGCCTTCTGAATCATTTCTACAGTCACACTGCAGAAAAGCCTTTCAGCTGCAGCGAATGTGGGGAGGATTTCACCCAGAACTCTGACCTCATTGAACATCTTACAGTCCACGGCAAACCGTTCAAGTGCAACGAGTGTGGGAGAGTCTTTAATTCAAGTTACAACTTCGTTAGACACATGAAAGTTCACATTGTAGCCAAGCAGTATGCGTGCAGGGAGTGTGACAAAGTGTACTGCAGTAGCTCTAGCCTGTATAAGCACCGCAAGATTCACACTCGATAA
- the LOC130869572 gene encoding zinc finger protein 805-like, producing the protein MGAAGSVSENPVPGGDAGKPWASGLSGYPVPKPELMCRLEHRQELWRVMKDLSASISAGNNGKTKTTELTTCESALSKGVSCQGKFTKEVSKDSQSVQTPDQIGSSEMQQGYFQTGIEPQSKLLPGKISLGGDSFGTVKTCMRSRVRWKHVSSGNAIRNCDSHESDEDPVIQEEESVPKCHHCGKVFSKKSLLARHERSHSGVKPYECTECGKAFSKSAYLLQHQMVHSGEKPYNCMECEKAFGRKSHLTQHRQIHSREKPYKCDQCGRAFTHRSSHTGEKPFVCKECGKAFRDRPDFIRHYIIHSGENPYECFECGQVFRLRSYLTWHQQTHTGEKPYECSECGKVFLESAALVHHYVIHTGEKPFECLECGKAFNHRSYLKRHQRIHTGEKPFVCSECEKAFTHCSTFILHKRAHTGEKPFECKECGKAFSSRADLICHFSIHTGERPYECTECGKAFNRRSGLTRHQRIHNGEKPYECVECGKTFCWSTKLIRHAVIHTGEKPY; encoded by the exons GTATCCTGTTCCCAAACCTGAGCTGATGTGTCGGCTAGAGCACAGGCAGGAGCTGTGGCGGGTGATGAAAGACCTTTCCGCAAGCATCAGTGCAG GTAACAATGGAAAAACCAAGACCACAGAACTTACCACGTGTGAGTCAGCCCTATCTAAGGGAGTCTCATGCCAAGGCAAGTTCACAAAAGAAGTCTCAAAGGACTCCCAGTCAGTGCAAACTCCTGATCAAATTGGTTCCTCGGAAATGCAGCAAGGATACTTTCAAACAGGGATAGAGCCCCAGAGCAAGCTGCTTCCTGGGAAAATCAGCCTTGGCGGTGATAGCTTCGGGACAGTGAAGACATGTATGCGTTCAAGGGTTAGATGGAAGCACGTCTCTTCAGGAAATGCCATCCGTAATTGTGACTCGCATGAGTCGGATGAGGACCCTGTAATTCAGGAGGAGGAAAGTGTCCCCAAATGTCATCATTGTGGCAAAGTATTCAGCAAGAAGAGCCTGCTTGCTCGGCATGAGAGGAGTCACTCTGGAGTGAAGCCGTACGAGTGTACtgagtgtgggaaggccttcagcAAGAGCGCATACCTTCTTCAGCATCAGATGGTTCATAGTGGGGAGAAGCCTTATAACTGCATGGAGTGCGAGAAGGCCTTCGGCCGCAAATCCCACCTCACACAGCACCGGCAGATCCACAGTAGGGAGAAGCCGTATAAATGTGACCAATGCGGCAGGGCTTTCACACACCGCTCGAGCCACACTGGAGAAAAACCTTTTGTCTGCAAAGAATGTGGAAAAGCTTTTCGAGACAGGCCAGACTTCATTCGCCACTACATCATCCACAGTGGGGAGAACCCGTACGAGTGCTTTGAGTGTGGACAGGTCTTCAGACTCAGGTCCTACCTCACGTGGCACCAGCAGACACACACTGGGGAGAAGCCGTACGAGTGCAGTGAGTGTGGGAAAGTCTTCCTGGAGAGCGCAGCCCTGGTCCACCACTATGTGATCCACACCGGGGAGAAGCCCTTTGAGTGCCTCGAGTGTGGCAAGGCCTTCAACCACAGGTCCTACCTCAAGAGGCACCAGCGCATTCACACTGGGGAGAAGCCGTTCGTGTGCAGCGAGTGTGAGAAAGCCTTCACCCACTGCTCTACTTTCATCTTGCATAAAAGAgcccacactggagagaagccctttgAGTGCaaagaatgtgggaaagcctttagCAGTAGAGCTGACCTTATTTGCCACTTCAGCATCCACACTGGGGAGAGGCCCTATGAGTGTACCGAGTGCGGGAAGGCCTTCAACCGTAGGTCAGGACTCACGAGGCACCAGAGGATTCATAAtggggagaaaccctatgaatgtgtCGAGTGTGGGAAAACTTTTTGTTGGAGCACAAAACTCATCCGACACGCCGTCATCCACACGGGAGAGAAGCCCTATTAA